From Palaemon carinicauda isolate YSFRI2023 chromosome 29, ASM3689809v2, whole genome shotgun sequence, one genomic window encodes:
- the LOC137622540 gene encoding uncharacterized protein, translating into MEELEKKVRGVLCDRKIGVKLQGKVHRAVLSLLSTETWAIKRTEKKKMDMAEMRMLRWLCGVKRRDKIRNEVIMGTTGVRELSDKIQESRLSWYGHVMRRDEHYIRRRLMKMEVTGSEKERGTKANLGGFYQG; encoded by the coding sequence atggaagaattggaaaaaaaagtgcgtggagtactatgcgacaggaaaataggggttaagttgcaAGGTAAAGTACACAGAGCAGTTTTGAGTTTATTGTCcacggagacgtgggcaataaagaggacagaaaagaagaagatggatatggcggagatgagaatgttgagatggttGTGTGGGGTgaaaagaagagataagatacggaatgaggtaattatgggtaccacaggagttagagaactatcagataagatccaagaaagtagactgagctggtatggtcatgtcatgagaagagatgaacattatATTAGGAGGAGattgatgaaaatggaggtaacGGGGAGCGAAAAGGAGAGGGGGACCAAAGCGAATTTGGGTGGATTTTATCAAGGATGA